Proteins encoded together in one Carya illinoinensis cultivar Pawnee chromosome 3, C.illinoinensisPawnee_v1, whole genome shotgun sequence window:
- the LOC122302930 gene encoding pentatricopeptide repeat-containing protein At3g14330, whose translation MISVVSLPTNLTVSTNIIATSVPKTRKQSRPLNSDLRSLTKSGKLDEALRLIESSRSESAAAEPDLESYSLLLHACISRKSLEHGRRLYLHLLLSKEKGNHDLLKNPILTSKFITLYSVCGLIDEARQVFQDGLKDENVPESVWVAMAIGFSRNGYSKEALFVYRGMLSRLVQPGNFAFSMALKACTDLLELSTGRAVHAQIIKCNEEADQVVNNALLRLYAECGCLDEVLRVFEEMPNRNIVSWNSLIAGYIRHEQVSESLGAFRRMQGEEIGFSWVTLTTVLPVCSLVTALNSGREIHAQIVKSTRKPDVPILNSLMDMYAKCGAIDYCRRVFEGMWSKDLTSWNTMLMGYAINGRIQDAVGIFNKMVDSGIRPDSVTFIALLSGCSHGGLTEEGQRLFNKMRKHYGVSPTVEHYACLVDMLGRAGSIKEALEVVKLMPMRPSGSIWGSLLNSCRLHGKVSLGQFIAERLFEIEPSNQGNYVMLSNIYANAGMWDNVKAVREMMERRGMKKEVGCSWIQIKNRIHTFVAGGGFEFRNSAEYKKVWNELKNAMEVFGYVPRTDVVLHDVNEEIKAMWVCAHSERLATVFALIHTSIGMPIRITKNLRVCVDCHAWIKIVSRVTGRVIVLRDTNRFHHFREGACSCKDYW comes from the coding sequence ATGATTTCCGTCGTTTCTCTACCAACTAACTTAACTGTCAGTACTAACATAATAGCCACTTCAGTTCCCAAAACTCGCAAACAAAGCAGACCTCTAAATTCAGACCTCAGATCTCTTACTAAATCAGGAAAACTAGATGAGGCCCTTCgccttatagagtcttcacggtCCGAATCCGCGGCCGCTGAGCCAGATCTTGAGTCCTACTCTCTTCTACTTCATGCCTGTATCTCTAGGAAATCCTTAGAACATGGCAGAAGACTATACTTGCACCTTCTCCTCTCTAAAGAGAAAGGCAACCATGACCTTCTAAAAAACCCCATCTTAACGAGCAAGTTCATCACGCTTTACTCCGTTTGTGGCCTAATTGATGAGGCCCGCCAGGTTTTCCAGGATGGTCTTAAAGATGAAAACGTACCCGAATCGGTCTGGGTGGCAATGGCTATTGGGTTTTCAAGAAATGGGTACTCAAAAGAAGCTTTATTTGTCTATCGTGGCATGTTGTCCCGGTTAGTCCAACCAGGTAATTTTGCATTTTCGATGGCATTGAAGGCATGCACCGATCTATTGGAGTTGTCGACTGGTAGAGCGGTCCATGCCCAGATCATAAAGTGTAACGAAGAAGCAGATCAGGTGGTGAATAATGCTCTCTTGAGGTTATATGCAGAGTGTGGGTGTTTGGACGAGGTATTGAGGGTATTCGAAGAAATGCCTAACCGGAATATTGTTTCTTGGAACTCTTTGATTGCTGGTTATATTCGCCATGAACAAGTGTCCGAGTCTCTGGGCGCTTTTAGAAGGATGCAAGGAGAGGAGATTGGCTTCAGTTGGGTTACTCTTACAACAGTTTTACCAGTTTGTTCTCTAGTGACTGCACTCAATAGTGGTAGAGAAATACATGCCCAGATTGTGAAGTCCACTAGAAAGCCTGATGTGCCGATATTAAACTCACTTATGGACATGTATGCAAAATGTGGCGCAATAGATTATTGCAGGAGAGTGTTTGAAGGAATGTGGAGTAAAGATTTGACATCATGGAATACCATGCTGATGGGGTATGCAATTAATGGGCGTATACAAGATGCAGTGGGGATTTTTAATAAGATGGTTGACTCTGGCATTAGACCTGACTCAGTAACCTTTATTGCCTTACTGTCGGGTTGTAGCCATGGAGGGCTTACTGAAGAGGGACAAAGATTGTTCAACAAAATGAGAAAGCATTATGGGGTGTCGCCAACCGTAGAGCACTATGCTTGTTTGGTGGATATGTTGGGTAGAGCTGGAAGCATTAAGGAGGCACTAGAGGTAGTGAAACTAATGCCAATGAGGCCTAGTGGCAGCATCTGGGGATCATTACTAAATTCATGCCGGCTGCATGGCAAAGTTTCTCTTGGACAGTTTATTGCGGAACGATTGTTTGAAATTGAACCTAGCAATCAAGGGAATTATGTGATGCTGTCAAACATTTATGCAAACGCAGGGATGTGGGACAATGTCAAGGCGGTTCGAGAGATGATGGAAAGAAGGGGAATGAAGAAAGAGGTTGGATGTAGTtggatacaaataaaaaatagaatacacACTTTTGTTGCAGGTGGAGGTTTTGAATTTCGCAACTCTGCTGAGTATAAAAAGGTTTGGAATGAACTGAAGAATGCTATGGAAGTATTTGGATATGTCCCTAGAACAGATGTGGTACTTCATGATGtaaatgaagaaataaaagcaaTGTGGGTTTGTGCGCATAGTGAGCGACTAGCAACCGTATTTGCACTAATTCACACTTCCATTGGAATGCCGATTAGAATTACAAAGAACCTTCGTGTTTGTGTAGATTGTCATGCCTGGATCAAGATTGTTTCAAGAGTAACTGGGAGGGTGATTGTTTTAAGAGATACAAATCGCTTCCATCATTTCAGAGAAGGAGCCTGCTCTTGTAAGGATTACTGGTGA